Proteins from one candidate division KSB1 bacterium genomic window:
- a CDS encoding nucleotidyltransferase family protein, giving the protein MKAIVLAAGYATRLYPLTKDRPKPLLRVGEKTILDYLLKGFNQIPVLDRVYIVSNARFASIFAEWARIVNQSDRHPGFQVEVLNDGSLDNESRLGAIADVQFAIDQAGIEEDCIVAAGDNIFRFDFKDLHETFQSHDADTIVVQELKDRERLKQRGVVSFDANCKITLFEEKPQKPQSTYVCPALYMHKQSTLPLYKVFLNDHTTADAPGHFISWLYQQTPVYAYVMSRPALDIGTLAVYKEIQKKYSI; this is encoded by the coding sequence ATGAAAGCTATTGTGCTCGCAGCCGGATACGCGACACGCTTGTACCCCTTGACCAAGGACCGCCCCAAACCCCTCTTAAGAGTCGGGGAAAAGACCATTCTGGACTATCTGTTAAAAGGATTTAACCAAATTCCGGTATTGGATCGGGTCTATATTGTTTCCAATGCCAGGTTTGCATCGATTTTTGCAGAATGGGCCCGGATTGTCAATCAGTCCGATCGACATCCCGGATTTCAGGTGGAGGTTTTGAATGACGGATCGCTGGATAATGAATCCAGACTGGGTGCTATTGCTGACGTACAGTTTGCTATCGATCAGGCCGGCATCGAAGAGGATTGTATTGTGGCGGCGGGAGACAATATTTTTCGCTTTGATTTTAAAGATCTGCACGAGACATTTCAAAGCCATGATGCGGATACGATTGTGGTTCAGGAGCTAAAGGATCGGGAACGGCTCAAACAACGCGGTGTGGTGTCCTTTGATGCCAATTGTAAAATTACGTTATTTGAGGAAAAACCGCAAAAGCCGCAATCAACCTATGTATGTCCGGCGCTTTATATGCACAAACAGTCGACATTACCGCTGTACAAAGTCTTTTTAAACGATCATACAACAGCGGACGCTCCCGGGCATTTCATCAGTTGGTTGTATCAACAAACCCCGGTCTATGCGTATGTCATGTCCCGGCCGGCGCTGGATATCGGCACGCTGGCGGTTTACAAGGAGATACAAAAAAAATATTCGATATAG
- a CDS encoding ROK family protein: MINGSLYRGSHYSGSEIGHISIVHNGRLCNCGGQGCFEQYASATSMIRRYQERMLEMNRPAPESGGTRLIFDRAAKGEPIADEIISETVDYLGTGFASLVNVFNPQVLVIGGGVAEAGDEFITRVERAIYGKAMKPVLRDLQVVRAQLGNDAGSIGAIHMAAEMYEKSK, encoded by the coding sequence TTGATCAACGGTTCTCTGTACCGAGGCAGTCATTATTCGGGATCGGAGATTGGACATATTTCTATTGTGCATAACGGCCGATTATGCAATTGCGGCGGCCAGGGCTGTTTTGAGCAGTATGCCTCGGCGACATCCATGATCCGGCGCTATCAGGAACGTATGCTGGAAATGAACCGGCCCGCCCCGGAATCCGGTGGAACCAGGCTGATTTTTGACCGTGCAGCCAAAGGTGAACCTATTGCAGACGAAATTATCTCGGAAACCGTGGACTATCTTGGAACCGGTTTTGCGAGTCTGGTTAATGTGTTTAATCCTCAAGTGCTGGTTATCGGTGGCGGCGTAGCCGAGGCCGGGGACGAATTTATCACCCGTGTTGAACGCGCCATTTACGGCAAGGCGATGAAACCTGTTCTGCGGGACCTGCAGGTGGTACGGGCACAACTGGGCAATGACGCCGGAAGTATCGGCGCTATCCATATGGCCGCGGAAATGTATGAAAAATCAAAATAA